One part of the Pseudomonas sp. MYb118 genome encodes these proteins:
- a CDS encoding LysR family transcriptional regulator has product MQWDLDQLRLFVSVAEQRSFSAVARQQRKAQSAVSSSIALLEDDLGMSLFDRSSGRQPRLTEAGHALLEEAREVLRQCERLNGRALAMMRGQEARIRLAQDEAMPFAPVIDSLDALAEQFPSLEVQLSNGTQGDVARKLVERHADLGLLFYHEQIPEALERRVLGSIDMVTVCGVDHPMAAMGEVNCQQLAQHRQLLMAAQSSVYPGSEPASPQVWRADSFYVIAELLMRGLGWAWLPRNVVQYSGYHNKIVELVSEWTPPALVVELVWRRDEPLGPAARWLAECFAVHLQAIGDKSG; this is encoded by the coding sequence ATGCAATGGGACCTGGACCAACTGCGCCTGTTTGTCAGCGTAGCGGAGCAACGATCGTTTTCCGCAGTGGCGCGGCAGCAGCGCAAGGCGCAGTCGGCGGTGAGCAGCTCGATTGCCCTGCTCGAAGATGACCTGGGCATGAGCCTGTTCGATCGCAGCAGCGGCCGCCAACCCAGGCTCACCGAGGCCGGCCATGCCCTGCTGGAGGAGGCGCGGGAGGTGCTGCGCCAGTGCGAGCGCCTCAATGGCCGGGCGTTGGCGATGATGCGCGGGCAGGAAGCGCGGATCCGCCTGGCGCAGGATGAGGCGATGCCATTTGCGCCGGTCATCGACAGCCTGGATGCCCTGGCTGAACAATTCCCCAGCCTGGAGGTGCAACTGTCCAACGGTACCCAGGGCGATGTGGCGCGCAAACTGGTGGAGCGCCATGCCGACCTCGGGTTGCTGTTCTATCACGAGCAGATTCCCGAGGCGCTGGAGCGGCGGGTGCTGGGCAGTATCGACATGGTCACGGTCTGTGGGGTCGATCATCCGATGGCCGCCATGGGTGAGGTCAACTGTCAGCAACTGGCCCAGCATCGCCAGCTGTTGATGGCTGCCCAATCCAGTGTCTATCCCGGCAGCGAGCCCGCCAGCCCACAGGTCTGGCGGGCGGACAGCTTTTATGTGATCGCCGAACTGCTCATGCGTGGCCTCGGCTGGGCGTGGCTGCCACGTAACGTCGTGCAGTATTCCGGCTATCACAACAAGATCGTCGAATTGGTCAGCGAATGGACCCCGCCGGCACTGGTGGTCGAGCTGGTCTGGCGTCGCGACGAGCCTTTGGGCCCGGCGGCGCGCTGGCTGGCCGAATGTTTTGCCGTGCACTTGCAGGCGATCGGCGACAAAAGTGGATAA
- the waaA gene encoding lipid IV(A) 3-deoxy-D-manno-octulosonic acid transferase has protein sequence MNRTLYTALFYLGLPLVAIRLWLRSRKAPAYAKRIGERFSYGLPAMKPGGIWVHAVSVGESIAAAPMIRALLQRYPALPITVTCMTPTGSERIQALFANEPRIQHCYLPYDLPCAAARFLDRVRPTLAVIMETELWPNHIHQCAKRGIPVALANARLSERSAKGYARFAKLTQPMLAEMNLFAVQTEAEAQRFRDLGARAETVEVTGSIKFDLTIDPALLQRASELRGQWQAQERPVWIAASTHDGEDEVVLAAHRQLLASHPDALLILVPRHPERFNPVFELCKQQDFATIRRSTGEPVTAGTSVLLGDTMGELLFLYALADSAFVGGSLVPNGGHNLLEPAALAKPVLSGPHLFNFLEIAAQLRAAGALQEVEDAEGLALAVQRLFELPRDAQRMAEAGLKVMRTNQGALQRLLDGLGRLIER, from the coding sequence ATGAATAGAACTCTCTACACCGCGCTGTTTTACCTGGGGCTGCCACTGGTAGCGATTCGGCTGTGGCTGCGCTCGCGCAAGGCGCCGGCCTATGCCAAACGCATCGGTGAGCGTTTCTCCTACGGGCTGCCGGCGATGAAGCCGGGCGGCATCTGGGTGCACGCGGTGTCCGTGGGCGAAAGCATCGCGGCGGCGCCGATGATCCGCGCGTTGCTGCAACGCTATCCGGCGCTGCCGATCACCGTCACCTGCATGACCCCGACCGGTTCGGAACGCATCCAGGCGCTGTTCGCCAATGAGCCGCGCATCCAGCACTGCTATTTGCCCTACGACCTGCCGTGCGCCGCGGCGCGTTTCCTGGATCGGGTGCGGCCGACGCTGGCGGTGATCATGGAAACCGAGCTGTGGCCCAACCACATTCACCAGTGCGCCAAACGCGGGATTCCCGTGGCGCTGGCCAATGCACGGCTGTCCGAGCGTTCTGCCAAAGGCTACGCACGCTTTGCCAAGCTGACCCAGCCGATGCTCGCCGAGATGAACCTGTTTGCGGTGCAGACCGAAGCCGAAGCCCAACGTTTCCGCGATTTGGGCGCCCGTGCCGAGACCGTCGAAGTGACCGGCTCGATCAAGTTCGACCTGACCATCGACCCGGCCTTGCTGCAGCGCGCCAGCGAGTTGCGCGGGCAATGGCAGGCGCAGGAGCGCCCGGTGTGGATCGCCGCCAGCACCCACGACGGCGAAGATGAAGTGGTGCTGGCAGCGCATCGCCAGTTGCTGGCCAGTCACCCCGACGCCTTGCTGATCCTGGTGCCACGCCATCCGGAACGCTTCAATCCGGTGTTCGAACTGTGCAAGCAGCAGGATTTCGCGACGATCCGTCGTTCCACCGGCGAACCGGTGACAGCCGGCACGTCGGTGTTGCTGGGCGACACCATGGGCGAGTTGCTGTTCCTGTATGCCCTGGCCGACAGCGCTTTTGTCGGCGGCAGCCTGGTGCCCAACGGTGGCCACAACCTGCTGGAGCCCGCCGCGCTGGCCAAACCGGTGCTCAGCGGGCCGCACCTGTTCAACTTCCTGGAGATCGCCGCGCAACTACGCGCGGCCGGTGCGTTGCAGGAAGTGGAAGACGCCGAAGGCCTGGCGCTGGCCGTGCAGCGCCTGTTCGAATTGCCGCGCGATGCACAGCGCATGGCCGAGGCGGGGCTGAAAGTCATGCGCACCAACCAGGGCGCGTTGCAGCGCTTGCTCGATGGGTTGGGGCGGTTGATCGAGCGTTGA
- a CDS encoding TolC family outer membrane protein, producing MLRKLSLAVAVSCASNGMAWAAEAPLATKTDLVSVYQEAVDNNADLAAARAQYGAQKEVVPQARAGLLPNLSGGGQVANVRTDINQPSAIANRSANSYQATLAQPLFRADRWFQYQAAKNVNEQAALQLSATEQNLILQTAEDYFNVLRSQDTLASTKAEEAAFKRQLDQSNERFDVGLSDKTDVLQSQASYDTARANRIVAQRQVDDAFEALITLTNRQYNSIQGMVHSLPILPPAPNDAKAWVDTAAKQNLNLLASNFAVSAAEETLRQRKAGHLPTVDAVAKYERGDNDAFGFSNPNAFGQNYGGPVEQTTLALQLNIPIYSGGLTSSQVRQSYSQLDQNEQQRESLRRQVVENTRNLHRAVNTDVEQVQARKQSIISNQSAVEATEIGYQVGTRNIVDVLDAQRQLYNSVRDYNNTRYDYILDNLRLKQAAGTLNPGDLEDLKRYLKPDYNPDKDFLPPDLAKAAEAQLKARP from the coding sequence ATGCTGCGCAAACTCTCACTGGCCGTTGCCGTGTCTTGTGCGTCCAATGGAATGGCCTGGGCAGCAGAAGCGCCCCTGGCGACCAAAACCGATCTGGTCAGCGTCTATCAGGAAGCGGTGGACAACAACGCCGACCTGGCTGCCGCCCGCGCCCAGTATGGCGCCCAGAAAGAAGTCGTGCCCCAGGCCCGTGCCGGCCTGCTGCCCAACCTCTCCGGCGGTGGTCAGGTGGCCAACGTGCGCACCGACATCAATCAACCGTCGGCCATCGCCAACCGCAGCGCCAACTCCTATCAGGCCACGTTGGCGCAGCCGTTGTTTCGTGCCGATCGCTGGTTCCAGTACCAGGCCGCCAAGAACGTCAACGAGCAGGCGGCGCTGCAACTGTCGGCGACCGAGCAGAACCTGATTCTGCAAACCGCCGAAGACTACTTCAACGTGCTGCGCAGCCAGGACACGCTGGCCTCGACCAAGGCCGAAGAAGCCGCCTTCAAGCGCCAGCTCGACCAGTCCAACGAGCGCTTCGACGTCGGCCTGTCGGACAAGACCGACGTGCTGCAATCCCAGGCCAGCTACGACACCGCGCGGGCCAACCGGATCGTTGCCCAGCGTCAGGTGGATGATGCATTCGAAGCACTGATCACCCTGACCAACCGTCAGTACAACTCGATCCAGGGCATGGTGCATTCGTTGCCGATCCTGCCGCCGGCGCCGAACGACGCCAAGGCCTGGGTCGACACCGCCGCCAAGCAGAACCTCAATCTGCTGGCCAGCAACTTTGCGGTCAGTGCCGCCGAAGAAACGCTGCGCCAGCGCAAGGCCGGCCACTTGCCGACCGTCGACGCCGTCGCCAAGTACGAGCGGGGCGACAACGACGCCTTTGGCTTCAGCAACCCGAACGCGTTCGGCCAGAACTACGGTGGCCCCGTCGAACAAACCACCCTGGCGCTGCAACTGAATATTCCGATCTACAGCGGCGGGCTGACCAGCTCGCAGGTGCGCCAGTCGTACTCGCAACTGGACCAGAACGAACAACAGCGCGAAAGCCTGCGTCGGCAAGTGGTGGAAAACACCCGCAACCTGCACCGCGCGGTGAATACCGATGTGGAACAGGTGCAGGCGCGCAAGCAGTCGATCATTTCCAACCAGAGCGCGGTGGAAGCGACCGAAATCGGCTATCAGGTGGGGACGCGCAACATCGTCGACGTGCTCGATGCCCAGCGTCAGCTGTACAACTCGGTACGCGACTACAACAACACCCGCTACGACTACATCCTCGACAACCTGCGCCTCAAGCAGGCCGCCGGCACCCTGAACCCGGGGGACCTGGAAGACCTCAAGCGCTACCTCAAGCCCGACTACAACCCGGACAAGGACTTCCTGCCACCGGACCTGGCCAAGGCGGCAGAGGCGCAGCTCAAGGCACGGCCCTGA
- the thiC gene encoding phosphomethylpyrimidine synthase ThiC, whose product MTIKLKNTTNLSDSAQVDQQSVQPFTRSQKIYVQGSRPDILVPMREISLDVTPTDFGGEVNAPVTVYDTSGPYTDPNVIIDVRKGLADVRSPWIEARGDTERLSGLSSNFGQERLADPELTKLRFAHVNNPRRAKAGSNVTQMHYARQGIITAEMEYVAIRENMKLEVARASGLLDQQHAGHSFGASVPKVITPEFVREEIARGRAIIPANINHTELEPMIIGRNFLVKINGNIGNSALGSSIEEEVAKLTWGIRWGSDTVMDLSTGKHIHETREWIIRNSPVPIGTVPIYQALEKVGGVAEDLTWELFRDTLIEQAEQGVDYFTIHAGVLLRYVPMTAKRVTGIVSRGGSIMAKWCLAHHKENFLYTHFEDICEIMKAYDVSFSLGDGLRPGSIADANDEAQFGELETLGELTKIAWKHDVQCMIEGPGHVPMQLIKENMDKQLECCDEAPFYTLGPLTTDIAPGYDHITSGIGAAMIGWFGCAMLCYVTPKEHLGLPNKDDVKTGIITYKIAAHAADLAKGHPGAQIRDNALSKARFEFRWEDQFNLGLDPDTARSYHDETLPKDSAKVAHFCSMCGPKFCSMKITQEVREYAANQRIDTVDADVAQGMAEQAERFKQEGSQLYQKV is encoded by the coding sequence ATGACGATAAAACTAAAAAATACGACCAACCTCAGTGATTCGGCGCAAGTCGATCAGCAATCGGTTCAGCCGTTTACCCGCTCGCAAAAAATCTATGTCCAGGGCTCCCGTCCGGACATCCTCGTGCCCATGCGTGAAATCAGCCTCGACGTGACGCCGACCGACTTCGGCGGCGAGGTCAACGCACCGGTCACGGTCTATGACACCTCCGGCCCGTACACCGACCCCAATGTCATCATCGACGTGCGCAAAGGCCTGGCCGACGTGCGTTCGCCGTGGATCGAAGCCCGTGGCGACACCGAGCGCCTGAGCGGCCTGAGCTCCAACTTCGGCCAGGAGCGCCTGGCCGATCCGGAGCTGACCAAGCTGCGCTTCGCCCACGTCAACAACCCGCGCCGCGCCAAGGCCGGGTCCAACGTCACCCAGATGCACTACGCCCGCCAGGGCATCATCACCGCCGAGATGGAATACGTCGCCATCCGCGAAAACATGAAACTGGAAGTCGCCCGCGCTTCCGGCCTGCTCGACCAGCAGCACGCCGGCCACAGCTTCGGCGCCAGCGTGCCGAAGGTCATCACTCCGGAATTCGTGCGTGAGGAGATCGCCCGCGGTCGCGCGATCATCCCTGCCAACATCAACCACACCGAACTGGAACCGATGATCATCGGCCGTAACTTCCTGGTGAAGATCAACGGCAACATCGGCAACAGCGCCCTGGGTTCGTCTATCGAAGAAGAAGTGGCGAAGCTGACCTGGGGCATTCGCTGGGGTTCGGACACGGTCATGGACTTGTCCACCGGCAAGCACATCCACGAAACCCGCGAGTGGATCATCCGCAACTCGCCGGTGCCGATCGGCACGGTGCCGATCTACCAGGCCCTGGAAAAAGTCGGCGGCGTGGCCGAGGACCTGACCTGGGAGCTGTTCCGCGACACGCTGATCGAGCAGGCCGAGCAGGGCGTCGACTACTTCACCATCCACGCCGGCGTGCTGCTGCGCTACGTGCCGATGACCGCCAAGCGGGTGACCGGCATCGTTTCGCGCGGTGGTTCGATCATGGCCAAGTGGTGCCTGGCGCACCACAAGGAAAACTTCCTCTACACCCATTTCGAAGACATCTGCGAAATCATGAAGGCCTACGACGTCAGCTTCTCGCTGGGCGACGGCCTGCGTCCGGGTTCGATTGCCGACGCCAACGACGAAGCGCAGTTCGGTGAGCTGGAAACCCTCGGCGAGCTGACCAAGATCGCCTGGAAGCACGACGTGCAGTGCATGATCGAAGGTCCGGGCCATGTGCCGATGCAGTTGATCAAGGAAAACATGGACAAGCAGCTGGAGTGCTGCGACGAGGCGCCGTTCTACACCCTGGGCCCGTTGACCACCGACATTGCGCCGGGCTACGACCACATCACCTCCGGTATCGGTGCGGCGATGATCGGCTGGTTCGGTTGCGCCATGCTCTGCTACGTGACGCCCAAGGAGCACCTGGGCCTGCCGAACAAGGATGACGTGAAGACCGGGATCATCACCTACAAGATCGCCGCCCATGCCGCCGATCTGGCCAAGGGACATCCGGGGGCGCAGATCCGCGACAATGCCCTGAGCAAGGCGCGTTTCGAATTCCGCTGGGAAGACCAGTTCAACCTGGGCCTGGATCCGGACACCGCCCGTTCGTATCACGATGAGACCCTGCCGAAGGATTCGGCCAAGGTCGCGCACTTCTGCTCCATGTGCGGGCCGAAATTCTGCTCGATGAAGATCACCCAGGAAGTGCGCGAGTACGCGGCCAACCAGCGGATCGACACGGTCGACGCGGACGTCGCCCAGGGCATGGCCGAACAGGCCGAGCGCTTCAAGCAGGAAGGCAGTCAGCTGTACCAGAAAGTTTGA
- the cytX gene encoding putative hydroxymethylpyrimidine transporter CytX, producing MSIQPSTYSPDIAVPADKRVFGGRDLFSLWFSLGIGLMVLQTGALLAPGLGLSGSLLAIFLGTLVGVLLLAAVGVIGSDTGLSSMAALKLSLGSKGASVPAVLNLLQLIGWGSFEIIVMRDAASLLGARAFSDGSLLANPLLWTVFFGGLATLLAVSGPLTFVRQILRKWGIWLLLAACTWLTWNLFAKADLAALWAQAGDGSMPFAVGFDIAIAMPLSWLPLIADYSRFGKRAKNVFGGTAVGFFIGNFWLMSLGVAYTLAFAPSGEVNALLLALAGAGLGIPLLLILLDESENAFADIHSAAVSSGILLRLKVEHLALAIGVVCTLIALLAPLAQYQNFLLLIGSVFAPLFGVVLVDHFILRKRSGQVASAALRWPALLAWLGGISTYHLLANLYPDVGATLPALVLAGLLQLVLGRAFSYGRETARA from the coding sequence TTGAGCATCCAACCCAGCACCTACTCCCCCGACATCGCCGTACCCGCCGACAAGCGTGTGTTCGGTGGTCGCGACCTGTTTTCCCTGTGGTTTTCCTTAGGTATCGGCCTGATGGTGTTGCAGACCGGCGCCTTGCTCGCGCCGGGCCTGGGCCTTTCGGGTTCGTTGCTGGCGATTTTCCTCGGCACCCTGGTCGGCGTCCTGCTGCTGGCGGCGGTCGGGGTGATCGGCAGCGACACCGGCCTGTCGTCGATGGCTGCGCTGAAACTCAGCCTCGGCAGCAAGGGTGCCAGCGTCCCGGCGGTGTTGAATTTGCTGCAACTGATCGGCTGGGGCTCGTTCGAAATCATCGTCATGCGCGACGCCGCCAGTCTGTTGGGCGCCCGCGCGTTCAGCGACGGCAGTCTGCTGGCCAATCCGCTGCTGTGGACCGTGTTCTTCGGCGGCCTGGCGACTTTGTTGGCGGTCAGCGGTCCGTTGACCTTCGTGCGCCAGATCCTGCGCAAGTGGGGTATCTGGCTGTTGCTGGCAGCGTGCACCTGGCTGACCTGGAACCTGTTCGCCAAGGCCGACCTGGCCGCCTTGTGGGCCCAGGCTGGCGACGGCTCGATGCCATTCGCCGTGGGCTTCGACATCGCCATCGCCATGCCGCTGTCGTGGCTGCCGCTGATTGCCGACTACTCGCGTTTCGGCAAACGCGCGAAAAACGTGTTCGGCGGCACGGCCGTGGGCTTCTTCATCGGTAACTTCTGGCTGATGAGCCTGGGCGTGGCTTACACCCTGGCGTTCGCCCCGAGTGGCGAAGTCAATGCCCTGTTGCTGGCCCTGGCCGGTGCGGGCCTGGGTATTCCGTTGCTGCTGATTTTGCTCGACGAGTCGGAAAACGCCTTCGCCGACATTCACTCGGCGGCGGTTTCCAGCGGCATCCTGCTGCGCTTGAAAGTCGAGCACCTGGCCCTGGCCATCGGTGTGGTCTGCACCCTGATCGCCCTGCTGGCGCCGCTGGCGCAGTACCAGAACTTCCTGCTGCTGATCGGCTCGGTGTTCGCGCCGCTGTTCGGCGTGGTGCTGGTGGATCACTTCATCCTGCGCAAGCGCAGTGGCCAGGTCGCTTCAGCCGCGTTGCGCTGGCCGGCGCTGCTGGCCTGGCTGGGTGGCATCAGCACTTATCATCTGCTGGCCAACCTGTATCCGGATGTCGGCGCAACCCTGCCGGCGCTGGTCCTGGCAGGGCTGTTGCAACTGGTGCTGGGCCGGGCCTTCAGCTACGGCCGGGAAACAGCTCGGGCTTGA
- a CDS encoding RsiV family protein, with translation MSLFKIASVTAIALTLGACQSLFQPNYRVPLEVTRDTSEQLKPGCTSADCPLVNIDTLRFPAEPALDGIVEKRLLQMTRTAPDAPTAPTLAAYRDEFLRTAAPRNSSYLQAKVREQHDGLVIIEFSSYLDTGGAHGTPGRGFINYSRQQHKVLNLSDMLLPGQEEAFWKAAQVAHNSWLISTKLDQEAEFVKSWPFQKTQNVALTYGGVILKYQVSTIAPYALGHVELKIPYPRLNGILKPELFPGRS, from the coding sequence ATGTCGCTTTTCAAAATCGCCTCAGTGACGGCCATTGCCCTGACCCTGGGCGCTTGCCAGAGCCTGTTCCAGCCCAACTACCGAGTACCGCTGGAAGTGACGCGCGACACCTCCGAGCAGTTGAAGCCCGGCTGCACGAGCGCCGACTGCCCGCTGGTGAATATCGACACGCTGCGCTTCCCTGCCGAGCCGGCACTGGATGGCATTGTCGAAAAGCGCTTGCTGCAAATGACCCGTACCGCGCCGGACGCCCCGACGGCGCCGACGCTGGCGGCCTATCGCGATGAGTTCCTGCGCACGGCAGCACCACGCAACAGCAGCTATTTGCAGGCCAAGGTACGCGAGCAGCATGACGGCTTGGTGATCATCGAATTTTCCAGCTACCTGGACACCGGCGGTGCCCACGGCACGCCGGGTCGCGGTTTCATCAACTATTCGCGTCAGCAACACAAGGTGCTGAACCTGTCCGACATGCTGCTGCCGGGCCAGGAAGAGGCGTTCTGGAAAGCCGCGCAGGTGGCGCACAACAGCTGGCTGATCAGCACCAAGCTCGATCAGGAAGCGGAGTTCGTGAAGAGCTGGCCGTTCCAGAAAACCCAGAACGTGGCGCTGACCTACGGTGGGGTGATCCTCAAGTACCAGGTGAGCACCATTGCGCCTTACGCGCTGGGCCACGTCGAACTGAAGATCCCCTACCCTCGCCTGAACGGCATTCTCAAGCCCGAGCTGTTTCCCGGCCGTAGCTGA
- a CDS encoding NUDIX domain-containing protein: MTDFANAIPTAVDIVRREKCYEGFYKLDRVHLRHELFGGGMSREINREVFVRHDAVCVLPYDPQRDEVVLIEQFRVGAMGKADNPWLVELVAGLIDKQEVPEEVAHREAQEEAGLVLRALWPMTKYFPSPGGSNEFVHLYLGRCETNGVGGLHGLEEEAEDIRVTVWAFEDALQAVRDGRIANAASIIALQWLALNRAEVRGLWS, encoded by the coding sequence ATGACCGATTTTGCCAACGCCATTCCGACCGCCGTTGATATCGTCCGGCGCGAAAAGTGCTACGAGGGCTTCTACAAGCTCGACCGCGTGCACTTGCGCCACGAATTGTTCGGTGGCGGCATGAGTCGCGAAATCAATCGTGAAGTGTTTGTCCGCCACGATGCGGTGTGCGTGTTGCCTTACGATCCACAGCGCGACGAAGTGGTGTTGATCGAACAGTTTCGCGTCGGTGCCATGGGCAAGGCCGACAATCCCTGGCTGGTCGAACTGGTCGCCGGTCTGATCGACAAGCAGGAAGTGCCGGAAGAAGTTGCTCACCGCGAAGCGCAGGAGGAAGCTGGGCTGGTACTGCGCGCGCTGTGGCCGATGACCAAGTATTTTCCATCGCCGGGCGGCAGCAACGAATTTGTCCACTTGTACCTGGGGCGCTGTGAAACCAACGGGGTTGGCGGCCTGCACGGGCTGGAGGAAGAAGCTGAAGATATCCGCGTCACGGTCTGGGCCTTCGAAGATGCCCTGCAAGCCGTACGCGATGGGCGAATTGCCAACGCGGCGAGCATCATTGCCTTGCAATGGCTGGCATTGAACCGCGCTGAAGTGAGGGGGCTATGGTCGTAA
- a CDS encoding DUF1249 domain-containing protein has product MVVNKLRDRYRVDLAGLQASCEANYARLMRLLPDMRNEPAARRIAVTHGDQMLGVLALEVLQVCPYTTTLQVRQEHSLPWLPVPQLEVQVYHDACMAEVVSAEHARRFRGIYPYPNAAMHQPDEKAQLNMFLGEWLSHCLALGHEYEVVR; this is encoded by the coding sequence ATGGTCGTAAACAAGCTGCGCGATCGTTACCGGGTCGACCTGGCGGGGCTGCAAGCCTCCTGCGAGGCCAACTACGCGCGCCTGATGCGACTGCTGCCCGACATGCGCAACGAGCCGGCGGCGCGGCGCATTGCCGTGACCCATGGTGACCAGATGCTCGGCGTGCTGGCCCTGGAAGTGTTGCAGGTCTGCCCCTACACCACGACCCTGCAGGTGCGCCAGGAACACAGCCTGCCGTGGCTGCCGGTGCCGCAACTGGAAGTGCAGGTCTACCACGACGCCTGCATGGCCGAAGTGGTCAGCGCCGAACATGCACGACGCTTTCGCGGCATCTATCCTTACCCGAACGCCGCCATGCATCAGCCGGACGAAAAGGCCCAGCTGAACATGTTCCTGGGGGAATGGCTGAGCCATTGCCTGGCGCTGGGGCACGAATACGAAGTCGTTCGTTAG
- a CDS encoding YqiA/YcfP family alpha/beta fold hydrolase — MSGSILYIHGFNSAPASKKATQLMQVMERLGLSDQLRVPALHHHPRQAIAQLEQAIEALGRPLLVGSSLGGYYATFLAERHGLKALLINPAVSPHRMFDGFLGTQKNLYTDEAWELTHDHVTALAELEVPAPQDPQRYQVWLQTGDETLDYRLAEQYYRACALRIQAGGDHGFQGFAERLPAMLSFADIGADLYRAVDFTAL; from the coding sequence ATGTCCGGTTCGATCCTCTATATCCACGGTTTCAACAGCGCGCCCGCCTCGAAAAAGGCCACGCAGTTGATGCAGGTGATGGAACGTCTGGGCTTGAGCGACCAGTTGCGGGTACCGGCCTTGCATCACCATCCGCGCCAGGCCATCGCGCAGCTTGAACAGGCGATCGAGGCGCTGGGGCGGCCACTGCTGGTCGGCAGCTCGCTCGGCGGCTACTATGCGACTTTCCTGGCCGAGCGCCATGGCCTCAAGGCCCTGCTGATCAACCCTGCCGTCAGCCCGCACCGGATGTTCGACGGGTTCCTGGGAACGCAGAAAAACCTGTATACCGATGAGGCCTGGGAGTTGACCCACGACCACGTGACGGCCCTGGCCGAACTGGAAGTGCCGGCGCCCCAGGACCCGCAGCGTTACCAGGTGTGGTTGCAAACCGGCGATGAAACACTGGACTATCGCCTCGCCGAGCAGTATTACCGGGCGTGCGCCTTGCGTATCCAGGCCGGTGGCGACCATGGTTTCCAGGGTTTTGCCGAGCGATTGCCGGCCATGCTGAGTTTTGCCGACATCGGCGCAGATTTGTATCGGGCGGTGGATTTCACGGCACTGTGA